Proteins from a single region of Humidesulfovibrio mexicanus:
- a CDS encoding proton-conducting transporter transmembrane domain-containing protein: MTLFAACLLTFLLGALAALLPRSFRAANAVGAGSAVLGCLLGLVPAAQALVAPQDWELRLAWPPPWGLGSLAIDGISAMFLVPALVLVALGAVYGRGYLANLEGRKRIGPPWFFYNILAACIAGVFTARDPLLLLLFWEGMALSSYFLVCMEDAEAQVRRAGRIYLIASHLGAAFLLALCLLPGAAWPPTPGLASGPGAELTALPGAGVAAGLAFLLALVGFGSKAGLAPLGVWLPEAHPAAPSHVSAVLSGVMIKTGVYGILRVLLALPPEPWWGWTLIALGGATAVLGVCGALGQAELKRLLAWSSMENAGLMLLGLGLGALGRACDAPLIAALGFSAALLHVVNHGVFKSLLFFCAGSVLHGTGEPRMDRLGGVMRRMPATGAAFLVGALGICGLPPLGGFASELTLGLAAVKGLLLPTPSLDIPSLAVLSVLVLCAGLAAAVFVGAFGVVFLGEPRSQTAAAAHESPVAMRLPMAALATFGLFLGLGAPLLLETALRALAPHLPGAPEQGASLVEGLLSASMAFTLLLALLGGILLLRRGLLRGRDLRHGPTWDCGYIAPTARIQYTYSSFAQPLADMFRALTGSFGQATRPWGLFPARAGYFAEAQDRILTGFLALFGYLDDRLKALHRLQQGQVHVYVLYIAATLVALLAWGLS; encoded by the coding sequence ATGACCCTCTTCGCCGCCTGCCTGCTGACCTTCCTGCTTGGCGCGCTGGCCGCACTGCTGCCGCGCTCCTTCCGCGCCGCCAACGCCGTGGGCGCGGGCAGCGCCGTGCTGGGCTGCCTGTTGGGCCTTGTCCCCGCCGCGCAGGCCCTGGTCGCCCCGCAGGACTGGGAGCTCCGCCTGGCCTGGCCGCCTCCCTGGGGCCTGGGCTCGCTCGCCATTGACGGAATCTCCGCCATGTTCCTGGTCCCGGCGCTGGTCCTCGTCGCCCTGGGCGCGGTGTACGGCCGGGGCTACCTGGCCAATCTGGAGGGCCGCAAGCGCATCGGGCCGCCCTGGTTCTTCTACAACATCCTCGCCGCGTGCATCGCCGGGGTGTTCACCGCGCGCGATCCGCTGCTCCTGCTGCTGTTCTGGGAGGGCATGGCGCTCTCGTCCTATTTCCTGGTGTGCATGGAGGACGCCGAGGCCCAGGTGCGCCGTGCCGGACGCATCTACCTCATCGCCTCGCACCTGGGCGCGGCCTTCCTGCTGGCCCTGTGCCTGCTGCCGGGCGCGGCCTGGCCGCCGACCCCCGGCCTTGCCAGCGGCCCCGGCGCGGAATTGACGGCCCTGCCGGGCGCGGGCGTCGCGGCCGGGCTGGCCTTTCTGCTGGCCCTCGTCGGCTTCGGCTCCAAGGCGGGCCTGGCCCCGCTTGGCGTATGGCTGCCCGAGGCGCACCCCGCCGCGCCGAGCCATGTGTCCGCCGTGCTCTCCGGCGTGATGATCAAGACCGGCGTGTACGGCATCCTGCGCGTGCTGCTGGCCTTGCCCCCGGAGCCCTGGTGGGGCTGGACCCTCATCGCCCTGGGCGGGGCCACGGCGGTGCTGGGCGTGTGCGGGGCCCTGGGCCAGGCGGAGCTCAAGCGCCTGCTGGCCTGGTCCAGCATGGAGAACGCCGGGCTGATGCTCCTGGGCCTTGGGCTCGGGGCGCTGGGCCGCGCCTGCGACGCTCCGCTTATCGCCGCCCTGGGCTTTTCCGCCGCGCTCCTCCATGTGGTGAACCACGGGGTATTCAAATCCCTGCTCTTTTTCTGCGCGGGCAGCGTGCTGCACGGCACGGGCGAGCCCCGCATGGACCGCCTGGGCGGCGTCATGCGGCGGATGCCGGCCACGGGCGCGGCCTTTCTGGTGGGGGCGCTGGGCATCTGCGGACTGCCGCCCCTGGGCGGCTTCGCCTCGGAGCTGACCCTTGGCCTGGCCGCCGTGAAGGGCCTCTTGCTCCCCACTCCCAGCCTGGACATCCCCAGCCTGGCGGTGCTCTCCGTGCTGGTGCTGTGCGCCGGGCTGGCCGCGGCGGTCTTCGTGGGGGCCTTTGGCGTGGTGTTCCTGGGCGAACCCCGCAGCCAAACGGCGGCAGCGGCCCACGAATCCCCCGTTGCCATGCGCCTGCCCATGGCGGCCCTGGCCACATTCGGCCTGTTCCTCGGCCTGGGCGCGCCCCTGCTGCTGGAAACCGCCCTGCGCGCCCTGGCCCCGCATCTGCCCGGCGCGCCGGAACAGGGCGCAAGCCTTGTGGAGGGCCTTTTGAGCGCAAGCATGGCCTTCACCCTGCTGCTGGCGCTGCTGGGCGGCATCCTGCTGCTGCGCCGGGGACTTTTGCGCGGCCGCGACCTGCGCCACGGCCCCACCTGGGACTGCGGGTACATCGCGCCCACCGCGCGCATCCAGTACACCTATTCGTCCTTCGCCCAGCCCCTGGCGGACATGTTCCGGGCGCTCACCGGCTCCTTCGGCCAGGCCACGCGGCCCTGGGGGCTTTTCCCCGCGCGCGCGGGCTACTTTGCCGAGGCGCAAGACCGCATCCTCACGGGCTTTCTGGCGCTCTTCGGCTATCTGGACGACCGGTTGAAGGCCCTGCACCGGCTCCAGCAGGGGCAGGTGCACGTGTACGTGCTCTACATCGCCGCCACGCTTGTGGCGCTGCTCGCATGGGGGCTTTCCTGA
- a CDS encoding PTS sugar transporter subunit IIA, with amino-acid sequence MRLTLREAAASLDCTEKTVLRWIAHAGLPTVRLGGLYHFNRAELLEWALHHGMGPTALARELEPEADGQARETVSALAGAMRAGGVMRGICANTLPELLCPVVGHMIPDAPEHQRELVLAMLLAREATGITAVGGGVLAPHVRAPLILGETPRIVLVYPARPLPLSAVPTPDNAPIEAVFVLASPTVRAHLTLLALLAAALRDADFRQAVLSRASEAALLTAAAAAEHAHDSAAARRGRRQ; translated from the coding sequence ATGAGGCTCACCCTGCGGGAGGCCGCGGCTTCCCTGGATTGCACGGAAAAGACGGTGCTGCGCTGGATCGCCCACGCGGGCCTGCCCACCGTGCGCCTGGGCGGGCTGTACCACTTCAACCGCGCGGAACTGCTGGAGTGGGCCCTGCACCACGGCATGGGCCCCACGGCCCTGGCCCGCGAACTGGAGCCCGAAGCCGATGGCCAGGCCCGCGAAACGGTCTCGGCCCTTGCCGGGGCCATGCGCGCCGGTGGGGTGATGCGGGGCATCTGCGCCAACACCCTGCCGGAACTGCTCTGCCCGGTGGTGGGGCACATGATCCCCGATGCGCCCGAGCACCAGCGCGAACTGGTCCTTGCCATGCTGCTGGCCCGCGAGGCCACGGGCATCACGGCCGTTGGCGGCGGCGTGCTGGCCCCGCACGTGCGCGCCCCGCTCATCCTGGGCGAAACCCCGCGCATCGTGCTGGTCTATCCGGCCCGGCCCCTGCCGCTTTCCGCCGTGCCCACCCCGGACAACGCGCCCATCGAGGCCGTGTTCGTGCTGGCCTCGCCCACGGTGCGCGCGCACCTGACGCTGCTCGCCCTTCTGGCCGCGGCCCTGCGCGACGCCGATTTCCGGCAGGCCGTGCTTTCCCGCGCGTCCGAGGCCGCCCTGCTCACCGCCGCGGCCGCCGCGGAACACGCGCACGACAGCGCCGCCGCCCGCCGGGGGAGACGCCAATGA
- a CDS encoding tetratricopeptide repeat protein, which translates to MAPRPALPHGPKAARACARLVLARLLAALLAALLAGCAQAPAPPSGQGQLDAAPALRSAPAAADLEAVRALRQAGRPEDAVAEANRLILRTPRQPQPFVERGLSLALLGHMERALEDYRTALMLDPRHAPALLAQGDAFFLLDQPRAAEASFTRAIQLAPDDPVAWINRGVARDEQGRHQEAEADFTRAIALDAGQATAYANRGVARSQMGDVRGMCEDYGRACALGQCQRLKDARAMDYCREP; encoded by the coding sequence ATGGCCCCGCGTCCCGCTCTGCCCCATGGCCCCAAGGCCGCACGCGCCTGCGCACGCCTTGTTTTGGCCAGACTGCTGGCGGCGCTGCTGGCGGCGCTGCTGGCGGGCTGCGCGCAGGCCCCTGCGCCGCCCTCCGGGCAGGGCCAACTCGACGCCGCCCCGGCCCTGCGCAGCGCCCCTGCAGCTGCCGACCTGGAAGCCGTGCGCGCCCTGCGCCAGGCCGGAAGGCCCGAAGACGCCGTGGCCGAGGCCAACCGGCTCATCCTGCGCACCCCCCGCCAGCCCCAACCCTTTGTGGAGCGTGGCCTGAGCCTCGCCCTGCTGGGGCACATGGAGCGCGCCCTGGAGGACTACCGGACCGCGCTCATGCTCGACCCACGCCACGCGCCCGCCCTGCTGGCGCAAGGCGACGCCTTCTTCCTTCTGGACCAGCCCCGCGCCGCAGAGGCCAGCTTCACCCGCGCCATCCAGCTTGCCCCGGACGACCCCGTGGCCTGGATCAACCGGGGCGTGGCGCGGGACGAACAGGGCCGACACCAGGAAGCCGAGGCGGACTTCACCCGCGCCATCGCCCTGGACGCCGGGCAGGCCACGGCCTACGCGAACCGGGGCGTGGCACGCTCGCAAATGGGCGATGTGCGTGGCATGTGCGAGGACTATGGACGGGCCTGCGCCCTGGGGCAATGCCAACGCCTGAAGGATGCGCGGGCCATGGACTACTGCCGAGAACCCTGA